acagagagataaagtaacctgcccaagggcacacagctggtAGGTAACAGAGCTAGGGTTTGAACTCCAGAAGCCTGACTCCAgagtctattctttttttttttttaatatatttttattgctttcagagaggaagggagagggagagagagatagaaacatcaatgatgagagaggaccattgatcggctgcctcctgcatgccccctactggggatcgagcccgcaacctgggcctgtgcccttgaccggaattgaacccggaactcttcagtctgcaggctgacactctatccactgagccaaactggccagggccagagtctATTCTTGAAATCCCTGTACACATTGTCACagggaaataacatttatttacatCTGTGCTCATCTTTACTTCCTGTCATGTTcctaaaggaaaggaagaaatgacgGCGCGGTGCCTTGGGAACTGCTTAGCCTCCTTTGTGGAGACTCTTGGATCTAGGCAGGCCTGGGGCCATCTGAGCACGCTCCCTGGCGTGCTCTTTATTATTGGTGTtgataaataaaacatgatttaCTGAAGAAAGCAGGCCCAGAATAGTATTTTCAGCATATGGCAAGGGGCCTCCTGCTTGGGATTATAAACCTCATTGATTTTATCTCTTACTTCTTCTATAACTTTATGTTCCTATTCCCATATGTCTTTCCCCATCTAAATTATACAAGTAAAGAAGTTGAAACCATTCCTCTTTCCAAGACAATGACCACAATACTTCAGGGCAATCCAGCCACCATAATAACCCTTGAGTATTTCTGTTGGGAAAACAGGCTGAGCATGATAATTATTCAGGTAATCTTTTCCTCCCAGGAGGACAGGCAGTTATTTTGACAGCTTACTTCACTGTTACGGATAAAGTTTACATTGTCAATTAATGGGAATACACCAGGTAATAGTCATGAGCTCTCAGGGGATCATCTCGAAGCCATTTCCAAATGTCCTTTATGGAAGCATATGGTCATATCCTCCACTTCATCACCAGGTCAATCAGCAGTTGCTCTTTAATATGGTATGTTCTTCATGCACCACTGCCATTTCCAAGCTCCATCACATTTGTTTTTCCCCCATGGTGCTTGAAACTTGCTTAAGCCACTGATTATTGCCTTGCCACGAGCTCTGATCGCTCTTCTGGATGGTAGGCATTCAGATGTCATCTTTAATTTGCGATATTAATATTGAACTCCATCACCGTTCAGTGGTTTTAGTGAAGTATTTACATATAGACTAGCAAAGTGTTTGAGCAGGGCATTGGAGACTGCCCCTCCCTAACTGCAACCGTAAAGTTGACCACAGCATCTGCATGACAGGGCTGTGACTTCTGGTTATAAAGCGGCCTTGGAGGTTTGTTTCCAAACACAAATGAGGTGTGTTTTCACAGCTCTGTATTTCCTCTCCCGTTCAGACTGTGCACGATTGGCGACAACAGTGCTCTGACAACTGTGTTTTATGGCTTCACATACTTTTAAGGAAGATGAACGATCTCAAAGAGTTTCTACTGGgaatcacattttaaattaatgaactAATTAGTTAAGAAATGCATTACTTTattatggagagagagaaaccttgtaCCATCATAGTATGAAATGCATGATATGTCCTTTTCTTTTATGACATTAGAGCAAGGTGGACTTGTTAAGGAACATTTGGACGGCTCTTATTAATGATCTGATTTGAAGATCACCTCACCCTGTGAGGGCGATGGGTATCAATCAGAATTTAAGAGGTTCAAAcggatgagagaaaagaaaagggaacatCTTCCTGCTGGTGTTGTTGGATGACCTTGTGCCCTGCTATGTTTAAATTGCTTACTTCCTATAACTCTATAAACTTCTGTGTTTTCATTTGCTGGATTAGATTGAAGTGTCAACTATATTTGATGAATAGCATTGGTAATATATGTTCATGTTTGTCTTTGctctttctacttttatttatatagagtcagtataatttatttctcctgaaaaagctttcagcaaaaaagattttttaaagtacaaatacTTTTTAACAGGGCTCTAGGGTTTGTGATGATCAAATCActcatctttcctttttctttcctgctttttttttttttttttttgcttgctcacttttcttttaaatctagTGACTAAAAAGAATACAGGAAAGTTCAATGATTGCACCTAAGCAGAATAAAAAGTTAACTTTGTAGAGGTGTCATGGCTGCCCCGAGAGGCTAGGACGAGTTTGCACCGGTTGTGCGGGGCCCGGAGCCCACGCCTGGGAAACGCAGCGAGGGAAAGCTGTGCCTTGACTGCGGAGGCGACAGCTTCTCGCGTTCCTGGCGATGGCGGCGTCGGGAGCTGTGTGGCCCAGAAATCCTGGGAATTGGCCAACAACATGCAGGAAGCCCAGCGCATCGATGAAATCTACAAACACGGCAAGAAACAGCAGCAAGAAATCCTGGCGGCGAAGCCCTGGGCTAAGGATCACCCTTACTTTAAGTACTGCAAACTCTCAGCATTGGCTCTACTGAAAATGGTGATGCACGCCAGCTCAGGAGGCAACTTGGAAGTGGTGGGCTTGATGCTGGGAAAGGTGGATGGTGAAGCCATGATCGTTATGGACAGTTTTGCTTTGCCTGTAGAGGGCCCTGAAACCCGAGTAAATGCTCAGGCTGCTGCGTAGGAGAGTACGTGGCCGCATATAACGAAAATGCCAAGCAGGTTGGGCGCCTTGAAAATGCAATTGGCTGGAATCATAGCCACCCTGGCTACGGCTGCTGGCTTTCTGGGATTGATGTTAGTACTCAGATGCTCAATCAGCAGTTCCAGGAGCCATTCGTAGCAGTGGTGATTGATCCAACAAGAACAATATCTGCAGGGAAAGTGAATCTTGGAGCCTTTAGGACATACCCAAAGGGATACAAACCTCCTGATGAAGGCCCTTCTGAGTACCAGACTATCCCACTGAATAAAATAGAAGACTTTGGTGTACACTGCAAACAATATTATGCTTTAGAAGTATCATATTTCAAGTCCTCCTTGGATCGCAAATTGCTTGAGCTTTTATGGAATAAATGCTGGGTGAATACGCTGAGTTCCTCTAGCTTGCTTACCGATGCAGACTATACCACCGTCCAGGTCTTTGATTTGTCTGAAAAATTAGAACAGTCAGAAGCTCAGCTGGGACGAGGGAGTTTCATGTTGGGTTTAGAAACACACAACCGAAAGTCAGAAGACAAACTTGCCAAAGCTACTCGAGACAGCTGTAAAACGACCATAGAAGCTATCCATGGATTGATGTCTCAGGTTATTAAGGATAAACTGTTTAATCAAATTAACGTCTCTTAAACAATCACTAAGTAGTACTTTTGCCTGAAAGCCAGTGTGAGAAAAATACTCAAGTAACACTTTAAAAACAGTTACCAAAAATCTGATTAGAAGTATACGGTGCTCTGAAGTGTCCTGAATATATTAACATCCTGTAATAAAAgtccttaaaatgaaaaaaaaaaaaaaagttaactttgtAGACAAGCCTTTAGCTTGGTCTATGTGGTTTTAGCTTAAGTTGCTAATAGCATAATAATCTGAAGAATTGTGCAATTATCtggataatttaatttaaaaataccagtCTGTAGCCTTCTCTATTCAGACACTTTATCTTTCATATAGCAGGCCAAGCATAAGATTGCGGGGTTATTGTAGTTCTTGCTGACTAGGAGAAATTTGTTCTTTCGGCAATCCTCAGGTTAAAATGGAGTATGCTTgtcctggccggtttgctcaatggttagagcatcggcccatgcaccaaatggtgtcaggttccattcctggtctagggaacatgcctgggttgcgggtttgattcccctgGCCCATCATAGCGCATGCagggatgtgtctctctcgtatcgatatttctctgtgtccttctctctccttcctccattccactctctaaaaatcaatgggaaaaatatcctcaggtcaggattagccataaataaataaatcaacaaaatggAGTATGCTGTTATTTGTATAATCAGCTACTCACTCTGGATTTTCACTTAGATCAGAATATTGTGTTTAGGTTAATAGGCAGCCAATTTGTTTCAAAGCTCTCTGAGggttaatagaaaaaaatggttgggaggaggcaggaaatAGGACAGAAATCACAAAGTCAGCATTATGAAAATCTGAAAACTACCTCTCACAATAATGGTTAGGAAATGAGAGGCAgcaaaaaatggggggaaatataGGAAATACAAAGCTGGATTGGCAGGAGTAACTGGTTTAGTCCCTTCTTCccctgttccctccctccctcctcccctgtcttcctttctttcttatttactttcctttttaaaaatagtctatcCTGCCTTGACCAGTGTGTctccgtggttagagcatcagcccaagcactgaagatctcaggttcgattcccagtcaagagcacgtaccccAGTTGTGGGTTTGCTCTCTGCCCTCAGTGgggtgagtgcgggaggcaaccagtcaatgtgtctctctcacatggatgtttctctctgtctctctctccccctcccttccactctctctgaaaagcaatggaaaaaataccctcaggtaagAATTATATGTATATTCTAACTGAACTGCATTGTTCCCTCATTTCTTTTCACCATCCATGAATTTTTTCTGCTGATTGAAATCCAGGATCCTTTTATTGTTTACCTAGAGCAGTTGAAACAAATAATAGAAATGATAGAACACTCAGGTTAAACCAGTTCAACACAGAAATAATGATATGCTTAATAGAACGATTTCTGCTTCTTGTATCCATTTGTCTCTGATCCACAGTGGAGATGACTGCCCTGACCCACCGGGCCGGGATCAGCACAACCTGTGTTCTGAGTGCCCCGGGCTCAGATCCTGACTTCTCTGGGACTCTGTGAAACAAAAAGGGATGACATGCATGCTTTTGGAAGACTCTGGACACATTTGTCTGACATCAGAGAGTCAAAtaagctgaattttaaaaaatgaagaggcTGCTAAGAGTAGCAAATTATAGTCCTGCATGACTGAACACCAGATATATAAGCTCATGAATTTATAAAAACCAGAAATAAACCTGATTTTAGTTCTCATGTACATGTGGATAATGTGGGattgataatttttaattttcatagtaTTGACAACACAGATGATTTTTGGAAGTGAAATCAACATTAGCCAGAATGGAAgaatgtatttgttttatttttaatgcaaaggTTTCCAAATTATGTGATTAACATGTAAAATGAGTCAAATTGTACCTTTGATTAATCTTGTATAACTGCCTTTGCAGTCAGTTGTTATAATTCCTGTTCATTTGGAAAAACAATATGCTAACATATGGGCTAACATAAAACTGAAGTTAATTTTAAACAACGAGGTATTTTTATAAACACACGAGCAATCATTTGAGGGAGCTTAAACattacaaatatatgaaaatgtttatGGTCTTGGCTCTGAAATGAAAATTACCATGTGGACCCTGAGAAGACAAATTCATTTGAAGAAATTTATCTGTTAAGATGAACAAGGTTGATCTGTTAAGATCAACCAAGACCCAGATTTCATAATAACATAAGCCTGCCGGCCATTTGCTGAGAGGGTTCTCAGGAAGAATGTGACTGACCTCTCATCTGGCACTATATGCTGCTTCTATACACAGTCTGAGTCAACAACTGCAGGGAAACCCTGGTTTCATCTTTCTACCAACAGATGAAGGCCTGCCCTGTCCAATCAGAACTGCACAATTTGGATACCTCATTTACATAAAACGGACCTAATTGAGAACCTGGGTGGGAACTTTTTAGATAAAAGACTGCCTTCCCTTTGTCTCTGTGGAATGCATTTTAGGTTGCAACCTCaatctgtgtctctggatctgcagctgctttttgctcaaataaatgccttttattctttattacagtttaaaattaattttggtttgCAAGCATATTATGACCTGTAGATGTCTAATAGATATCTCAAATTTAACAGAATCTAAACTGAGCTCTTCATAGTTTATCTCCTCACACCCACCCCTCACTGCTGCTGCAGTGTCCCTGTTTTACTCTTCAGTTTTCATTCTTCCCATTGTTCAAAGACAATCTATTTCTCTCACATCCTATGTCCAGTTTTTCAGCAAACCGTATTCATTCTACCCTTAAAATATGTCTCAaatctgaccacttctcaccATTTTCATCACTATCATTACTCTGTCCCCTGAATTCCCCTGAATTAATAGCTGTCTAGCTCTTCTCCCTTTGCTCAACAGAAC
The sequence above is a segment of the Eptesicus fuscus isolate TK198812 chromosome 8, DD_ASM_mEF_20220401, whole genome shotgun sequence genome. Coding sequences within it:
- the LOC103289702 gene encoding LOW QUALITY PROTEIN: COP9 signalosome complex subunit 5-like (The sequence of the model RefSeq protein was modified relative to this genomic sequence to represent the inferred CDS: deleted 2 bases in 1 codon), producing MALMDVLRLFDLNSEKIAAITADGVPAMTGKMNEVSWLPREARTSLHRLCGARSPRLGNAARESCALTAEATASRVPGDGGVGSCVAQKSWELANNMQEAQRIDEIYKHGKKQQQEILAAKPWAKDHPYFKYCKLSALALLKMVMHASSGGNLEVVGLMLGKVDGEAMIVMDSFALPVEGPETRVNAQAAAGEYVAAYNENAKQVGRLENAIGWNHSHPGYGCWLSGIDVSTQMLNQQFQEPFVAVVIDPTRTISAGKVNLGAFRTYPKGYKPPDEGPSEYQTIPLNKIEDFGVHCKQYYALEVSYFKSSLDRKLLELLWNKCWVNTLSSSSLLTDADYTTVQVFDLSEKLEQSEAQLGRGSFMLGLETHNRKSEDKLAKATRDSCKTTIEAIHGLMSQVIKDKLFNQINVS